AGCAAAGCTGAGTTCGGGGACTTGATTGGCAATATCCTGTATTTCCGGGAATTCTCCAGGGTGAACACAGGAATGTACCAAATGCACAACTCCTGCGTCTTGCCATCTCTGCCGAATTGCTTCTAAATCGGATGCCAATTCTTTGAAGTTAATATGGACGTGGGTATCGATCAGTTGCATAGTCTGTCCAGTCAAATCAATCAGTGATCACTGATTACTGATCAGTTAGGCTGCAACGTTTTGATGGCGCTTTAAAGCTCTTGCCAAGCGAGATTTTTTGCGAGCGCCATTGTTGGCGTGCAGAACGCCCTTTTTGACAGCTTTGTCGATTTTACTAAAAGCGACCGACATTTGTTGATTTACGGCGGTGAGGTTATCGGTTGTAGGGTCAGTCCCGTATTTGTCAACTAGAGTCAGACATTTTTTCATTAAGGTTTTAACGGCTGACTTATAAGATTTGTTACGCAACCGATTGCGCTCTGCGATTTCGACTCGTTTGACAGCAGATTTAATATTGGCCATAGGTTCTGGTTGAAGAAGACGCAGGTATTCCGATTGGAGATACTAAGTTACAGACCTAATAATATAGCATTTATTTTGTCAAAATCAACTAAACTCCC
This genomic stretch from Planktothrix serta PCC 8927 harbors:
- the rpsT gene encoding 30S ribosomal protein S20 codes for the protein MANIKSAVKRVEIAERNRLRNKSYKSAVKTLMKKCLTLVDKYGTDPTTDNLTAVNQQMSVAFSKIDKAVKKGVLHANNGARKKSRLARALKRHQNVAA